The segment GGGTTATCTATGGACAGATGTTCGATGAAGTCGAACTGGCCAGACGGACGCTGGCGCGGAACTGGGGCAAATTGAGTCCCGCTCAGCAGCAGGAGTTCGTCCGGCTTTATCGACAGGTACTGGAAAAGGCTTACATCGATAAGATCCTTTCTTATACCAACGAAAAAATTGTTTTTTTCAAAGAAAGCCTGCTCTCCAAAAATCAATCCGAGGTTTACACAAAAATCGTCACCTCATCAAAGGAAATCCCCATTCTCTACCGGGTGATTTTAAAGGACAACACCTGGAAAGTCTATGATGTCGTCGTGGAGAATGTCAGCCTGGTCCAAAACTATCGCAGCCAGTTCAACGCCATCCTGGCTAACCATACCCCGGATCAACTGCTCGAGATTTTACAAAAAAAGGTGAAGGGCCAACAGAACCTCAAAGAATAGAGATTCAAACCATGAAACGACTCTTATTCCTGGCTTTATTGGCTTTTGCCGTCTCAAGCTGCGCCCACAGCCCTTCCCCTGATTGGTCCCCTTCCTCCGCCGCTGTCCCCCCGCAGACCCCGCTGCTCATGGCGTCTTCCGATGCGGAACGGATATCCCTGAAATCTCCGAAGAGGTCCTGGACACCGGAAAGCGGAACTAGTGATAACCAGGAAAACCGCCAGGCACGGCAGGAAGCAGAGGGGGAAGAGGCCAAACCGATGGCCGCCCCTCCGGAACCTTTGAAATCCTCTTCCGAAGAGGCGGTGAAAGACGGGAAA is part of the Deltaproteobacteria bacterium genome and harbors:
- a CDS encoding ABC transporter substrate-binding protein, which gives rise to MIKLFVLLSTFILFLFTLPSDAGPPLNTIETNVNQVLEILREKNIKEEIKKEKLRVIYGQMFDEVELARRTLARNWGKLSPAQQQEFVRLYRQVLEKAYIDKILSYTNEKIVFFKESLLSKNQSEVYTKIVTSSKEIPILYRVILKDNTWKVYDVVVENVSLVQNYRSQFNAILANHTPDQLLEILQKKVKGQQNLKE